In Deinococcus sp. QL22, the following are encoded in one genomic region:
- a CDS encoding translation factor GTPase family protein, with protein sequence MPFRIVSIAAHSGAGKTTLSEALLHRCGAVSRAGKVEDGTTQSDHTEAEKRHGFSITTGVLRLTCGGTEFTLLDTPGYADFVREIRGAIRAADSTLVLVSGVSGVEVGTERVWATADRFAMPRVVAINKMDRERADFYAVLADIKSSLKGPVAAAYLPLGEGADFRGVVEILTGRVLLDNGQEGQPEDAAALRAPLRESHEALLDAIVETDDDLMNRYLEGEELSNEELQAAFLKAVHAGTLYPVVPVSAATGVGLGALLDLMVAGMRSARERGPVTGADGQTRDPLPEAPASARVWRVSVDPYVGKLAYIRVWSGTIQPGDTLRNTTRGVDIKPAHLYVVNGKDLTEVPELRAGMIGVLTKLPDLHTGDTLADPAQPIEYDPLLLPDPAHTVALHATTRQDEDRLSAAMSRILDEDPTLHFTREPQTGEQLLSGMGEMHTVIAIEKLAALGVNVTTSIPQIPYRETIHAPAQAQGKHKKQSGGHGQYGDCRIRIEPGEGYAFRSAVVGGAIPGKYIPSIEKGVQDALQKGPLAGYPLQDIHVTVTDGSYHDVDSSDIAFRTAGMLALRTAVQDARPALLEPVMLLKVRAPAQFTGDLIGDLQTRRARVQGMEPEGTVITVSAVVPQAELQNYSADLRSLTGDRGAYSVKLHGYQDVPEHLAKKVIEERRGAGV encoded by the coding sequence ATGCCCTTCCGTATTGTCAGCATCGCCGCGCACAGTGGCGCGGGAAAAACCACGCTCTCCGAAGCCCTGCTGCACCGTTGCGGGGCCGTTTCACGTGCCGGGAAGGTGGAAGACGGCACCACGCAATCCGATCACACCGAGGCCGAAAAACGCCACGGCTTTTCTATTACCACCGGAGTCCTGCGCCTGACCTGTGGCGGCACCGAGTTCACGTTGCTGGACACGCCCGGTTACGCCGACTTCGTGCGCGAGATTCGCGGGGCGATCCGGGCCGCCGACTCCACGCTCGTCCTGGTCAGCGGTGTCAGCGGGGTAGAGGTGGGCACCGAGCGTGTATGGGCCACCGCTGACCGCTTTGCCATGCCGCGTGTGGTGGCCATCAACAAGATGGATAGGGAACGCGCCGACTTTTATGCCGTGCTGGCCGACATCAAGTCCAGCCTGAAGGGGCCGGTGGCCGCCGCTTACCTGCCGTTGGGCGAAGGCGCAGACTTCCGGGGCGTGGTGGAAATCCTGACCGGGCGCGTGCTCTTGGACAATGGTCAAGAGGGCCAGCCGGAAGACGCCGCCGCCCTCCGCGCCCCGCTGCGTGAATCCCACGAAGCCTTGCTGGACGCCATCGTAGAAACCGACGACGACCTGATGAACCGCTATCTGGAAGGTGAGGAACTGAGCAACGAGGAGTTGCAAGCGGCGTTCTTGAAAGCTGTTCATGCTGGAACGTTGTATCCGGTGGTTCCCGTGAGTGCGGCTACAGGTGTTGGATTAGGTGCCCTGCTTGACCTGATGGTGGCCGGAATGAGAAGCGCCCGCGAGCGCGGCCCGGTGACGGGAGCGGACGGCCAGACCCGCGACCCCCTGCCCGAAGCGCCCGCCAGTGCCCGCGTGTGGCGTGTTAGCGTTGATCCGTACGTGGGCAAACTGGCCTATATCCGTGTCTGGAGCGGCACGATTCAACCCGGCGACACGCTGCGCAATACCACCCGTGGGGTGGACATCAAGCCCGCGCACCTGTATGTGGTGAACGGCAAAGACCTGACCGAAGTGCCGGAACTGCGGGCCGGAATGATCGGCGTGCTGACCAAATTGCCCGACCTACACACGGGCGATACTTTGGCCGACCCCGCGCAGCCCATCGAATACGATCCGCTGCTGTTGCCCGACCCGGCACATACGGTGGCCCTGCACGCCACCACCCGTCAGGACGAAGACCGCCTGAGCGCGGCCATGTCGCGGATTCTGGACGAAGACCCAACCCTGCATTTCACGCGCGAGCCACAAACCGGCGAGCAACTGCTGTCGGGCATGGGCGAGATGCATACCGTGATCGCCATAGAAAAATTGGCCGCGTTGGGCGTCAACGTGACCACTAGTATTCCCCAGATTCCGTACCGCGAAACCATCCACGCACCCGCTCAGGCACAGGGCAAGCACAAAAAACAGAGCGGCGGGCACGGGCAATACGGAGATTGCCGCATCCGCATCGAACCCGGCGAGGGGTACGCTTTCAGGAGTGCGGTGGTGGGCGGCGCGATTCCCGGCAAGTACATTCCCAGCATAGAAAAAGGCGTGCAGGACGCGCTGCAAAAGGGGCCGCTGGCAGGCTACCCGTTGCAAGATATTCACGTCACCGTGACTGACGGCAGCTACCACGACGTGGACAGCAGCGACATCGCCTTTCGTACCGCCGGAATGCTGGCCCTCAGAACCGCCGTGCAGGACGCCCGCCCCGCCCTGCTGGAACCTGTGATGCTGCTGAAGGTGCGCGCGCCCGCGCAGTTTACTGGCGACCTGATCGGAGACTTGCAAACCCGCCGCGCCCGCGTGCAGGGCATGGAACCGGAAGGCACGGTCATTACTGTGAGTGCCGTGGTGCCGCAAGCCGAACTGCAGAACTACAGCGCCGACCTCCGCAGCCTGACGGGAGATAGGGGCGCGTATTCGGTCAAGTTACATGGCTATCAGGATGTGCCGGAGCATCTGGCAAAGAAAGTGATTGAGGAAAGAAGGGGGGCGGGGGTGTAG
- the mnmD gene encoding tRNA (5-methylaminomethyl-2-thiouridine)(34)-methyltransferase MnmD has translation MPGASPSLPTLIDTPDGSRTAFNARFGEAYGSRFGAAAQARHVFVEGTGTHTHPAPRVLEIGFGVGVNFRATLTDTTRRGATLEYVAYEFDPAPVEVLRAVAEGNEGAEHPAWLALLDAWPTLPTLTVETEQVRLTVHFRDVLTAKLPQEWASALYLDGFSPDRNPEVWTPEVAQQLAAALAPGGVLSTYSAAGRVRRALAAAGLSVEKRAGPKGKREHLRAVQGE, from the coding sequence ATGCCCGGTGCCTCCCCTTCCCTCCCCACCCTGATAGACACCCCGGACGGCTCGCGCACCGCCTTCAACGCCCGGTTCGGAGAAGCGTATGGATCGCGGTTTGGCGCAGCAGCACAGGCGCGGCATGTGTTCGTGGAGGGCACGGGCACGCACACCCACCCCGCCCCCCGCGTGCTGGAAATCGGCTTTGGCGTGGGCGTCAACTTCCGGGCGACGCTGACGGATACGACGAGGCGGGGAGCGACGTTGGAGTACGTGGCTTACGAATTTGACCCGGCCCCGGTAGAGGTATTGCGGGCCGTGGCTGAGGGCAATGAGGGCGCGGAGCATCCGGCGTGGCTGGCCCTGCTGGACGCCTGGCCTACCCTTCCCACACTGACGGTAGAAACCGAACAGGTGCGCCTGACCGTCCATTTTAGGGATGTCCTGACTGCCAAGTTGCCGCAGGAGTGGGCGTCGGCCCTCTATCTGGACGGCTTTTCGCCGGATCGCAACCCGGAAGTCTGGACACCGGAAGTGGCCCAGCAGTTGGCGGCGGCCTTGGCTCCGGGCGGCGTCCTGTCTACTTATAGCGCGGCGGGACGGGTGCGGCGGGCACTGGCAGCAGCGGGCTTAAGCGTAGAGAAAAGGGCAGGGCCGAAAGGGAAGCGGGAGCATCTGCGGGCAGTTCAGGGAGAGTGA
- a CDS encoding diguanylate cyclase yields the protein MEGQVRNKLDQQGREPPLHIVGVHRSTVLLIFAMAVVATLAALVLESTAPSPPSFDLVMYRGVLASLLGLALLLVLNPRSYAFVSSSVLIGFSAYFLAKLSYLLFFLSTTDDVTAGLSGTFFWTPAVFMFTFLTTNLRLGRMVNMVFIALMVLLSGIYAATSEFERDGQTLNALVQLNLANLTCFVLAGIVYHFAGRHAATLERARVYQQLAHTDALTGLPNRRWFEQEVARRMDAASSANPPVPFCVLYIDLNGFKQVNDTYGHEMGDQVLRLVGQRLTSMLRGGEVVARLGGDEFAAVVNLVRIDTIATIQKRVAQAVSEPITWAGQELSVTASVGTSNYPEHGITVESLLHHADTAMYQRKGKPRPDNGLN from the coding sequence ATGGAAGGTCAAGTGCGCAACAAACTGGATCAACAGGGGCGAGAGCCGCCACTCCACATCGTGGGCGTGCACCGCTCCACGGTGCTCCTGATCTTCGCCATGGCCGTTGTCGCCACCCTAGCCGCCCTGGTGCTCGAGTCCACGGCACCGTCTCCGCCTTCATTCGATCTGGTGATGTACCGGGGAGTTCTCGCGAGTCTCCTCGGGCTTGCCCTTCTGCTGGTGTTGAACCCCCGATCGTACGCGTTTGTCTCTTCCAGCGTTCTGATCGGGTTTAGCGCTTATTTTCTGGCCAAACTGAGCTATCTCCTGTTTTTCCTCTCCACGACCGATGATGTGACCGCAGGATTAAGCGGGACGTTTTTCTGGACGCCAGCGGTCTTCATGTTCACCTTCCTTACCACCAACCTCCGCCTGGGCCGAATGGTCAACATGGTTTTCATCGCATTGATGGTCTTGCTCTCCGGCATCTACGCGGCCACCTCGGAGTTCGAGCGTGACGGCCAAACCCTGAACGCGCTTGTCCAATTGAATCTGGCCAATTTGACCTGTTTCGTGCTGGCGGGGATCGTGTATCACTTTGCGGGTCGCCACGCGGCCACCCTGGAACGGGCCAGAGTGTATCAACAGCTGGCGCACACGGACGCTCTGACGGGCCTCCCGAATCGCCGCTGGTTTGAACAGGAGGTGGCCCGCCGAATGGACGCCGCATCCAGTGCCAACCCACCTGTGCCCTTCTGCGTGCTGTACATCGACTTGAACGGATTTAAACAGGTCAACGACACCTATGGTCACGAGATGGGTGATCAGGTCTTACGGCTGGTCGGTCAGCGTCTGACCTCGATGCTGCGGGGTGGAGAAGTGGTCGCGCGCTTGGGTGGCGATGAATTTGCTGCTGTGGTGAACCTTGTCCGCATCGATACGATTGCGACCATTCAAAAGCGTGTTGCTCAGGCGGTGAGTGAGCCGATCACATGGGCGGGGCAGGAACTGTCCGTGACGGCAAGTGTCGGAACCAGTAACTATCCAGAACACGGCATCACGGTTGAGTCGCTGCTCCATCACGCCGATACCGCCATGTACCAGCGAAAAGGGAAACCCAGGCCCGACAACGGACTCAACTAA
- a CDS encoding SMI1/KNR4 family protein: MDTYNEALAVLDALPRPDPALPQGLAADALHHFETRFGVHVPQDVHEWLRRTNGAFVDSQAFLGIAPDMPNDMGEVLTHYPHWVQAQWLPVAVDGCGNVYVVALDARYGPSHPVLFMDHEDGMDQPAYLVASSFRHFVPLFIRKEQQWMAWPFDRALTLALDPELASCTGAPWPWDT; the protein is encoded by the coding sequence ATGGACACCTACAATGAGGCGCTCGCGGTTCTGGACGCCCTGCCACGACCAGATCCAGCCCTGCCCCAAGGCCTCGCCGCTGACGCGCTGCATCATTTCGAAACGCGCTTCGGGGTCCATGTCCCTCAGGATGTCCACGAATGGCTCCGGCGTACCAATGGCGCGTTCGTTGATTCGCAGGCTTTCCTTGGGATTGCGCCCGATATGCCCAATGACATGGGTGAAGTGCTCACGCACTACCCGCATTGGGTCCAAGCCCAATGGCTCCCAGTGGCCGTTGATGGGTGCGGCAATGTCTACGTAGTGGCGTTGGATGCACGTTACGGACCAAGCCATCCGGTGTTATTCATGGATCACGAGGATGGAATGGACCAACCGGCGTATCTCGTGGCATCAAGTTTCCGCCACTTCGTACCCCTGTTCATCCGTAAAGAGCAGCAGTGGATGGCCTGGCCCTTTGACCGAGCGCTCACGCTGGCCCTCGATCCGGAGCTCGCATCCTGCACCGGGGCGCCGTGGCCCTGGGACACCTAA
- a CDS encoding NPCBM/NEW2 domain-containing protein — MHLRLTRSLLVGSALTLALTACGQPPSSVAADPYAGGVSYPWAYTTSPNQLTPLSLTAGENNLYYEPILAAHNAWGPIEIDRSNGEQQAGDGKTLTLNGVTFDRGFGTHAGSEMRFGLKGTDATCTRFTSQIGLDDEVGSKGSVVFQVYLDGQKAYDSGTMTGASPTKTIDLDITGKQELRLVVTDAGDGIDFDHADWAKPLISCQATTPSRPATLTLNQSALSVYHLNTGTLQATFANYKSGPVDIRLVADPIQPGFNPVPIVLQTNTLTLSGAASETHDLVFAAPKPLGAFSYSSAFHLVISQNGQPLDRVPVQLTELPINFTASFEPRSVTGRPEEVKTVILTVTADPPLDRAYPLALISPVYPGDGSRILSVGPVSGDGARMQAEVTFRFGGFSGSISGGVNIGNSTTGVITAGYRDQFYRSNPEFVLFYTVIR; from the coding sequence ATGCATCTACGACTCACCCGTTCCCTGCTGGTCGGAAGCGCCCTCACCCTCGCGTTGACCGCCTGCGGTCAGCCCCCCTCGTCTGTTGCCGCCGATCCGTATGCAGGTGGAGTGAGTTATCCCTGGGCCTACACCACGTCACCGAACCAGCTCACCCCACTCAGTCTGACTGCTGGAGAGAACAACCTGTACTACGAGCCGATCCTCGCCGCCCACAACGCCTGGGGCCCCATCGAGATCGACCGCAGCAACGGCGAGCAACAAGCCGGGGACGGCAAGACGCTCACCCTCAACGGCGTCACCTTTGACCGGGGTTTTGGGACGCATGCCGGCAGCGAAATGCGTTTCGGCCTCAAAGGCACGGATGCAACCTGTACGCGCTTCACCAGCCAGATCGGCCTGGACGACGAAGTGGGCAGCAAAGGCAGCGTGGTGTTCCAAGTGTATCTGGACGGCCAGAAAGCGTATGACAGCGGCACCATGACTGGGGCGAGCCCAACCAAAACGATTGACCTCGATATTACGGGGAAACAGGAATTGCGCCTGGTGGTCACCGATGCGGGCGACGGCATCGACTTTGACCATGCGGACTGGGCCAAACCCCTGATCTCCTGCCAGGCCACCACGCCCAGCAGGCCTGCCACACTGACGCTGAACCAGTCGGCACTTTCGGTCTACCATCTGAATACAGGCACCCTCCAAGCGACCTTTGCCAACTACAAATCCGGCCCAGTCGATATCCGATTGGTGGCCGATCCAATCCAGCCGGGGTTTAACCCTGTTCCAATCGTCCTTCAGACCAACACGCTGACCCTGAGTGGCGCGGCTTCCGAAACACATGATCTGGTGTTCGCTGCCCCCAAACCACTCGGCGCTTTCTCTTACTCATCCGCTTTTCACTTGGTGATCTCTCAGAACGGTCAACCCCTTGACCGCGTACCAGTGCAACTGACTGAACTGCCGATCAACTTTACGGCCTCTTTTGAACCGCGTTCAGTCACTGGCCGTCCGGAAGAGGTTAAAACGGTGATACTGACCGTAACCGCCGATCCTCCCCTCGACCGTGCCTACCCGCTGGCACTGATCTCACCGGTGTATCCCGGCGACGGTTCCCGGATTCTGTCGGTGGGGCCAGTGAGCGGAGACGGCGCACGCATGCAGGCGGAAGTGACCTTTCGATTTGGTGGCTTTTCGGGCAGCATCAGCGGGGGAGTCAATATCGGCAATAGTACGACTGGAGTTATTACGGCTGGATACCGGGATCAATTTTACAGGAGTAACCCTGAATTTGTGTTGTTCTACACGGTGATTCGTTAG